Genomic window (Helicoverpa zea isolate HzStark_Cry1AcR chromosome 9, ilHelZeax1.1, whole genome shotgun sequence):
TATCAGATTTAAAAGGAGCAGTAACAAATGCATATTTGTTTATCTTGTGTTTAATCAGCAACGAATCTCCATAAACCTGTCAAACAGTAAGAATGGAGAAGTTTTTATGTCTAACATTAGAAATAATTACTACAGTGTGATCAACGATCTCAGAACACACTAACTACCCTAAAAGACTGTTCTTCTTAAGCCTCAAACCAATGTCCCAATATTCGTTAGTGTCAAAAACATTTACGTCTCTTCATCTCAAAACTTACCGCGCATATTAAACTGGTACATTTTCAGAGCTTTTCATTACACTTGCAACTTTCACAAATACTATCACATACGCTGGCAACATCGATATTTTCGGGGCGGGGTTTAGCTAGGGTTGTCACTGATACGTTCTGCGTGTGCGCTTCGAATGCCGGGAGAGCGTGAACTGGCCTGCTAGCAGCATGTATACCTCGTTGGTACCTAGTCCAATTGTGAACCGCGATTATTTAACTGTCCACGCGTTCGGAAACAATTGACTGCGTTTGCTTTTAGTGTATGCAGATAAGATTTTGCATGGCCAGTTTTGTTTTATCTAGCATCCTTTTATGGTATTACTTGGTGCTAGCCATGCAATATACGAGGAAAATGAATTTCGTTAATACCTTCGTGAACGTTTCTCTTTTGAAACTTTTCAGTCACCTTTGATGATCATTGTTATGGTTCATCAGTATTTTACCTGTTTATCACCTACCACGTGCTCGTTTCCAACATTGTGCCTACTACAATCTACATGGATGTGTCTAAAGCGCAAACTCAGTTttgccttttttattttagttttctcCTAGAGCTTTGGCCATAAGTATACATTTGGGCAGTTATTTATATCTACCTAAGTTTATTCACTCAAACTCTAAATACTAGTAGTATGCACTTATCCGCCTACTTGAAAAAGACAAAAGAAAGTTGTGCAAGGCGCACCTAGCCTTCCTATTGTTACCGTCATTTCTCGTCAACGACATGTCTCATTTGTCGCCTGTATGTCTGTCAATCATTTACATAAAAGCCAATGAAAGAAGAGCTACCACTCCTTCTTTATCAtgcctattcatggaaccgtctCGAGATCTTGATAAAATGGTTCTGGTGCCTTTTCGAGTAGTCTCGTAATCAAAGATTAATGTACTACAATTTGTAAGTAGCTCGTGAATAATTGAAATCATTTGTATGAGATGCTTATTCAGGTTTTAATTGCGAAAGTGTCTATGTGACTTTTGGGTCGTCTGTGCATTCATTATTTCATTCTTTATCTAAGTTCAGGccctaatattaataaaaatattttaacaagtcAGACGCTCAGccctttcataaaaaaaactgcatccACGTCCAAGTAGACGGTTACAATTGCAGTACTAAAGCAACTGCAGTAATCTAAAGCTTCCTTGCTCGTATTCTTTGTCATGCCAGTACTGTTGGCAGAAATACCTACAGACAGATTAGCGAACAAAGCGTAGGCTATTGGCGACCAAGGCAACTAGGCTGCCTTATGCCTTTGTTGAGCTATCAAGACGCAGCTCGCGTCACTGCAACCGATAATGTCTAGGAAATCATGAGATCGTACAAGATGGTAGGATTAAAAGACGTTACAAAGTTGTAGATGAAGTAAAAGCAGAGATAAGTGGTAAACATtgcaaataacaacaaatacgcGGTAATTTTTCAAGACAGTCTAACTTGAATTACTCCTGCATATTTCGTTGGTTTCATAATTTGATTTGGTTCTAAAACAAAACCCATTTGCTTCTACCAGTCGCCACAGGATTTCAGCCAAAAATATTGCTGCTTCAATCTACTAAAATCTCCCAACATCTGTCGCATCCCCTTCGTTTCTATGCTCACAGGTGCGAACTAAACAATCAGCATCTCGTTGATGAGTGTTCGTAATACGTGTAACATCCTCGGCTCGGAGTCAGTCAACATGACAAATGGATGACAGCTCAGCGTTCAAGAGCACGACGATTATCGAATTACGTTCCCCGCGTGTCGCGTTGCTCTTTCGTCTGTCATGGCCACTGCTCTTTCCGCCTCGAGGGAGTTGCCAGATGTTGATtcaggtacctacttttaaatgagtacatacatatgtttttGTTGCTAACTCAATACCTATAGCTCTGCTCGATCCCAGGACTACTTACCCTTGGAGCAAAACTGACCTCTACCCTAATCTTTTAAGAGTCTTTTAAGAGAGAGAGAAGTTGTATACCTGGACTCTACTATTTATCTGGATAATATTTACCTGGATTTAATACTAAACTAGCGAATCGCTAGTGAAACTAGCGCTAGTGAAACTAGCGTTGTCACTGACAATAATACTAGTAAAGTATACCCAAACAATAGTAATTTCTTCAGCTAAATTATGAgggagatttttatttaaatgattacgACTTTCGACATTTACCTACATACACAGCCTCAAATTTAAATGGACAGTCCATCCTCATTCCTCCGAAAAATTTGAATTCACTCCAAATGTTCTGCTGAGTGGTATTTATCAAAATACTCTCTCTATTAAAAAGTACAATAAACCTAGTAGCTTCCACGTTGGCAACACTCCGTCCGGGCCATACATTGCATCCTGCCGGCCGTGACAAAACGATCAAGATGGTATGGAAGTGCCAGGAATTAGAAAAATCAGCTTAGGTCACTACGCAATTTTTACGCAACCATCTGAATTTTTCCTGTAGGTATTCGAATGACCATTCGATCATTTTGTTGATCCTTCagataaagttaataaaaaaatattgggatttgttttataataaacatacCCCAATAAATATTCCATAGCATCGACTATTACCGATGTTAGTATTTGATTAACAGTTAgctattattaatatattattaaatatttaataaaattaattttagtaagaTATTCCTTGCCATTCCTTGCCAGACAAGGGGTAGTAAATACGATGCCATCTAGTAACGAGTAGCGAAACTACaactaaaaaaactaattatgtaTCTAGATATTATACAGTGATTTATGTTCTATGTAGGTAgagctgccatctcgaatttcgccaaacccgggcATAGATtcaaaaaacccggacatttggcgtaaatcgcattttttccccggacgagaccgaaaataataagtaaaaaaacaagacctcattttcatattatttttttaatttcacacaatggtccgggttttccccgaaCACTTCTTCAAAATCCGCCCGGACGGCGGCCCCCGGACgggctccaaacgaggacaaatccggggaaacccggacggatagCAGccctatatgtaggtatagtgtaaattgaaataaattgtatcCATGCATCATAGCTTTTATGATCGTCTAGTACCTAtacctaaaattaattttactacTACGTGTTAATGTCTTTTAACACACATAATACAGATATCTAGGTAAactatttgatataataaacgttatttaactaagtaataaatattgtatcgTTTATGCGCCTTTCTCTATATCCACCAGGCAATGAGTAATTGGTTAAACCTACAACGTACAGTCATAATTTACTGACTGTAAAGTCTTACATAACGATCTTGAGAAAATCTCTCgtgttttatctttttattcaaatatacgCAAAGGTATTTATGCGGAAGAACTGTTATATCAGTTACTGTTGAGACATAGAGTAATCACATCATAACAATGACATAATTTAGTGCTAATTAATATCAAGTTATTCgtcatttaaaacataaaatggattatagtgaaaaaaataaactcattAATGGAATTGACCAGAGCCATTTGGAACAAGTGGAAAATGGGACGGTAATGCCTTTGCAGAAAAAGGGTCGATTTTGCAGGTAAGTAAAACAGATAcgctattttatttctttatattaaaaaataatatttttgtggttCCATTGCAGGAACAGTCATAAAAGAAAATCCGGCCGAAGAAAATTTGATCGCGTCGTGCTCAAAACCGGCCAGTTTAACTTCGAGAAGTGGAAGAAGTCCAAATACCGCGTGTTCCCCGATATAGTTCAGgctttcatcaatgcacagtgGAGGTGGACCCTGTTTTACTGCATCCTCACGTACCTCATCATTTGGCTAACATTCACAGGTGTTTGGTGGGTCATCCTCGACTTGCATGGAGACCTTGAACCTGAACATATGCCACATGTCAGCAACTCCTCCGAATGGTCACCTTGTGTCAGGGAAATCTACGGTTTCACATCTTTATTTCTGTTCAGCATTGAAATCCATACAACAATCGGCTACGGAACCAGAGCCATCACACTCGAGTGCCCGTCAGCAATGTTTACAATGTGCATCGAAAGCATAATTGGAACTATCACACAATCTTTCATAGTCGGAGTTGTATTTGCAAAATTAACGCGGCCAAAGAATCGAGCACAGACGCTTTTATTCTCAAAGAACGCCATCATCAATCAGAGAGATCGTAATTTGCGTTTGATATTCCGAGTTGGAAACACTAGGAAGTCAAGAATCATAGCTGGCAGTGTTCAAGCGTATTTGATCAGGCGTAGTGCCACCGACGTGTTGGATGaccaaattaaattagatttATCCATGGATTCAAGTGAGAACATTTCTTTTATGTTTCCAGTATCTGCAGTCCACACAATAGACAAAAATAGcccattttatttaatgtctgCTTCTGATTTATTGAAGGCAGATATGGAAATTCTTGTAGTCTTCGAAGGTACAATTGAATCAACTGGGCAACCAGTCCAGGTGAAGTCAAGTTACACAACCCAAGAAATTCTTTGGGGTCATCGTTTTATCGATATGGTTGAATATCGAAAAGATAAACAAGGTTTCGTGATAGATTATGCCAAATTCGACGAAACTTATTCAATCAATACACCGCTTTGTTCAGCGGAACGCCTTCACGATTTTTATAGACATAATTtgagaaaattaaattacattattccTTGACATGCGTTTTCTTTTCAAATTTTCAGGCTTCTCTAGATGTGGattcaaaaatacaattatttgtcTGAGTTCCATTAGATCATTGTGCATTGTCCTCATTGCTGTCAGTTTGTTTTGCATTGTTGTCAGCATAACTTTCATGAATGATAACTGAGCCCGACAGATCTGTAAGTCAGTGTCCAATTTCGAAAGCATCTTAGTATTTAATTCATGTTGTTCTTGCAAGTATTTTGTTATAAAGTCAGTCATTGTCTCATGTATTTTTGTTCACTTATCACAGTCACCACAAACACTATCTACGCGACTATATAAATCCATATTAAACCCCAGTACAAATATGACGTTAAGTCTGTTTacgaaatataaaattttctctCAATAGTCTTGTAGAATACGCACACCTTCTCACTTCTATGCAGTAGGTAAGAGTCTGTCACCTAAGGTGTGTCAGCTCTGTGATAAGACTTAACAATTGAAAGATACGTTTTAGGTACACTTCAAGGTGATTCATATGTTCTGTGATTCCCATCTTATCGGTAAAGTAgatagcaaataaaaaatacctttaatTAAGTATATGAAGAAACTGTTGACAAAAACCTCGCAATCAAATTTAAgtacaaattaatgttttttatacgatcagagtaaataaagattaattaatACCAGATGCAGCACACTCTCCAACGTCCTATTTCATACTGTTTCATACTAAGAAAGAGTTAAGAGTATTGTTACCTGTTCACGCCGCCATGCCTATGCAAAATAAACTTTACAGTATATTCTTTCAAAACTCTCTTTTCAAATGCAACTTTAAACATGCCATTTATAGATTGTAGCTGAGCAGCTTTTTCTCAtaattttttgcattttaattaacatGCAAAGTTTTTGTAACGTAACATTGATACAACACAGTTAACTTTTTAACCTAATATTCAGTTTCGACTAAcgtatttatataggtactctaGAGCGGCCTCTTATAGTCAACATTCTAAATTCTgtcaataaattaaagaaaccaCAAAAGAAACTAAATTCTGGATACATGCCTTTACATGAAtttacactagcggattttgGGCTCAGTTTTTCCGAGCGATAGTGCTCGGTTCATACGGGCAGTGTATCAATTAAAGACCTTACCATACCTTTAGATGTGCAAATAACACGAACTTCAGTTATCAAACTATTATGGAAATATTTACGCCTAGGCATTGTAGTACATTTTTATCATCTTTATAACATCAAAAAAAACCCTATACTAGTCACaacaaaaataacttacttaattaaaaaaaaatcattcttCTGTATTTATTTTCGTGGAACGTGCAGTGCATAAACAGAGGAATACTGGCAACACTATTGTAGTGCCAACAttcagaacaaaaataaaaaatgacaaaagTGTGCTGTCATTTTTCTGTCCATCGAATCAATCACTGTTgattttctaaaacaaaagtttattaTTGCGTTTCCATAGGAAAAGATGTTTCGAGCTAATAATTTTGATAAGTTGCTTGGTAAGTTTAGAAAACACAATTTCCTTTGTGCCGCATCATCACCTGCGATCACAACAGAAATTAAGTTCGTTGTCACAATTTTACTGGGCAGTTTTCTCTGATTAGCATTTagctttctttatttttcttccaaAATTGTCTTTCTGTAACGGTATACTTTCCGGATATGACTAATAAGCTTTACAGTAGCCAACAAAGCACGATTCATTATCAATACCTACCTCTGGTGATTACCATTCTAAAATGGTGAAATAATTTGTTCTAGATAAAGCTACAAGTAATCTACGCCTAGACCCCGATTGGCCGACAATCCTACAAATATGTGATTTGATTAGACAGAACGATTGTTCGTAAGTATTTTTAGACCAACATCATAATGTTACAGAAAAGGTCAAAACAATGTTTATCTAAATAAGTATTAAAGCATCATTGACCCTTAAGTTGTGAGCTGGAAGATGCATTTCAGTTTGAATTATTAAAATCCCTCTAGAGTTGAAGTGGTAGATGGTTAGTCATATCATAATTAAATGACTAATAGTAATCAGTCAATGACACTATTTTGTACACAACTTGAAGATAAATATGTCATTAGATATtgaatttcatatttatatcaatACCTTGCATGTAATATAATTGGATTGTTTATAAAAGGCTGGACACTATTATATGGAATCCcaatatttatcatttattaaaataaatcaataattacaAGTTAATTCAAATAATGTTTGTAGATAATAGATTAGTGTGAAATAAATGGACCATGTTTGTAACCTGTTACAACAATATATTATAGGAATATATGTGACCTTGAACATGGTCATGTGCATTATGCAATGCTAACCTGTTTTCTCTGCTTCTATAATAGATATTTCTGTAGTGTCAGAGGTGAACTATCACTGTATTGTAAATTTTTACTTACTGTTAACAATATAAGTCCCAAGTTAAACTGTTTTACTCATATTCAGAACCTATAGCTTGCAGAGTAGTCttcacagtaaaaaataaagctGTTAAATTGCTGTGGATTTATCCATAAAGTAGTTGTAAGAGAAAAAATGCTTGTTGCAGACCAAAATATGCAGTGACAGCAGTCAAAAAGAAATTGTACTCATCAAACCCACACCAGGCTATGTTTGCACTGCTCACCCTTGAGAGTATTGTCAAAAACTGTGGTAAGTTTATATATTCCAAGGTTTATTATATGTACACAAATAGTAGCCCCTATTTTTTCACCTTAAAACCTGTAACCTGGAGTGTTGAGCAAAATGGCTCAATCCtctttttattatcatattttgGCACACTATGTACTTTCAAGTGTTGTTTTCAACCAGCTGTTACAGGCTAAGTAaagatttaaaatgttttatctaataGTATTCTTATTGGAAATCTGTTTAATCTGAATTCAGGCTGAGTACATGGTTCTTGTATGAAACACATTATAATTCCCCACCTGAATGTATATTATATAGGATACTACTTCACAAATTGTAAACAACAAGAGCACAATTGATAGCAGCATCGtaattgttatgtaaataagtacatatatcCACTGATTGTACTTTACTTGAAATTAAGATGAGACTTTATGGAAACTGTAATGGTTTcaacagtaaaatataattatttatgatgCTAAGTATTGCTCGGAAAATGTAGTAAGTTACATGACTTTGTTACCTTTTGTTTCTCATGAAATAAAAGATATCTGTGATGAGATGGCAACTATGATTACCAGTGAATAAGATTCCTACCAGAGTCTGGtaaagcaatataaaaatatcgggtgtgtcgtacattaaatgaaatgcgttaatgtattggttaatatatgtcgattaacacaaagaaaaaacaaaaatacgtaagaataaaaaaatgaaattttcaaacaaagtaaatagaataaaaatgtgcgaaatttagaacaccatataaaagtcagtcattacaaacaactgaaattctccctcgaaaactgacagctgtcagctgatcaaaacattcgatactcctaactttatctttgctttacacatgatgttgtaatttataaaagcgaaaaatgactcctgtggttaaaccgctgaatggattaggttattttttttacaattcgccatagaatatcataaagtatatgcgataggatttaatgtgattgtgaacgacacaccctgtatatgcTTATTACCAAAGTGGCAAAGTTAAACATTAATATCTTTGCCTGAATTGTCCAACTGGAATAATTAGAACTTTTTAAAAGATGATGCCAAACATATAGGTGCAGATAAGCACACCAATGATTTATTAATtctaatatatatatttgttattattctAAAATACATAACACTATGATTTTCAACTGGTTTCAAATTGTTCACATATCAACAGGTTCTGGCGTCCATGATGAAGTTACATCCAAAGCGTTCTGTGAAATGCTCCGAGATCTTGTGAAGACTACACAACATGAAAACCTTCGCAACAAAATCCTTGAACTGATTCAAGCTTGGGCCTTTGCGTTCCGAAACTCACCCAAATACAGAGCCGTTCAggtattttgattattattggGAATGAATAACTTTTGGTTGTTTGACTTCCACTCACATCAATAATAAGCCTTAACTTCAATTTGCAATGGCAGAAATAAAGGTGTTCATTTGTACATATGAAAAacttcaacaaacaaaatagatgaagcgtaaataaataaatatgaaggcaattcaataaaaatgaaggtaaaaaaaaatattgggtgGGGGGTggaatcctcatggacttcct
Coding sequences:
- the LOC124633469 gene encoding ATP-sensitive inward rectifier potassium channel 12-like gives rise to the protein MDYSEKNKLINGIDQSHLEQVENGTVMPLQKKGRFCRNSHKRKSGRRKFDRVVLKTGQFNFEKWKKSKYRVFPDIVQAFINAQWRWTLFYCILTYLIIWLTFTGVWWVILDLHGDLEPEHMPHVSNSSEWSPCVREIYGFTSLFLFSIEIHTTIGYGTRAITLECPSAMFTMCIESIIGTITQSFIVGVVFAKLTRPKNRAQTLLFSKNAIINQRDRNLRLIFRVGNTRKSRIIAGSVQAYLIRRSATDVLDDQIKLDLSMDSSENISFMFPVSAVHTIDKNSPFYLMSASDLLKADMEILVVFEGTIESTGQPVQVKSSYTTQEILWGHRFIDMVEYRKDKQGFVIDYAKFDETYSINTPLCSAERLHDFYRHNLRKLNYIIP